CCCAATACTTCCCTGGTCATTTAGCCTGTAATATTACACTCATTATCATCATCTCTGTGTCAATAACGGCAGTTGTTGTCCTTGCTATCATGCTACTGTGCTACATTTTCAATGTTCCATGGTATATTAAAGCCACATACCAGATCATCAGAGCCAAGTACAGGGCCCATAAAGAAGGTTCAGGTCAGACTGTGGACTACACCTTTCATGCTTTCATTTCTTATAGCCACTCGGATGCAGAGTGGGTCCGAGACCAGCTGCTTCCTTGTTTAGAGAACGCTAAGCCTCCTTACCGCCTCTGCATCCATGAAAGAGATTTCATTCCAGGGAAGTGGATCATTGACAACATCATTGAAAACATTGAAAATAGTCGCAAGGTACGTCCacacataaacatacatttatgTTCTTTGATGATGCGAAGATCAGTTCTGAAATGAATGTTAGGATTGgccagaatgttttaaagaagaATCTTTCATTACAAGTGTAGTTTGTATGTAAATGCCCAAGTCTTCAAATTCTACAAGCCTATTCAATCCGTTCTATAAAACCGTTGTGTATGGACAGCGGTATATCTCAGTTTGCGACATTATTTTATAGATTTGTGACTTGGTATCCCACAATCGTTGCAACATTATACACTTCCATTCAAAAGCTTGAGGCTGGTAAGATttgttttaaatgctttttttttttatctcaccaaggctgcatttgtttgCTTTAGATTACAAtacatattgtgaaatattataatttaaaagattggttttctattttaatatatttaaaaattatttaaagcaGCTAATACTCCTGACTTAAGTGACACATAATACTTCagaaatatgctgatttggtggtcttaaaactttttttattattattatgatattatacttgcttaacatttttgtggaaatcatgAATAGAAAGGTTAAAAAACTGCAATACTtagaaagaaattaatagaattgtaaaagtctttactgtaacatttgatcaatttaataatgcatcattgctgaataaatttaaataatttctttctttttttaaattactaactctaaacttttgaacagttgtGCTTCACACtgtgtgcagaattattaggcatgTTGATTTTctgatcatgttttttttttttttccagacatATTTTACCAATTAAAGAATCCTTAAAATTACCCCAATTAATAAGAATCACAAGCTAAATCTCTTCATACTCATATATCTCTTCTTTTGGCTCATTTAATctgtaaaatgaaaatgtccctAATACAACATGTATAGTAGTTATTAACATTAATGTGGTTTGGAATTGGTAAAATGTGATTGGAAAAAATATGATCAGAAAATCAACGtccctaataattctgcacgctgtgtgtgtgtgtgtgtgtgtgtgtgtgtgtgtgtgtgtgtgtgtgtgtgtgtgtgtgtgtgtgtgtgtgtgtgtgtgtgtgtgtgtgtgtgtgtgtgtgtgtgtgtgtgtgtgtatacacacactctcacctaaaggattctattaggaacacctgttcaatttctcattaaaggtcccatggcatgaaatagttattttatgaggtttttcaacattaatatgagttcccctagcctgaatggTGTCCCTAAgtcgctagaaattttgatcagtaTAAAATGAgatctggctgtctttctctgcctttgagaaaatgagagctcagacgagctgatcttgaattctcctctTTGCCCACCCAGATAATTAGTAGAGTaaggattcagtttatcagtcgcgaGGTCAGCTCAGtctttaccatatggattcaacagcaccgccacaaacagtgagtaacagtgttcattaaagggggggtgaaacactcagtttcagtcaatctcatgtcaatcttgagtacctagtagtattgcatccttcatatctccgaaaagtctttagttttattatatttataaaagaaatatgggctgtaccgagtctttccagaaaaaaccgagcgcctggaggcgtatcgtgtgggcggagctaaagaatgacaagcgcgcaaagcggtgacgtcctcaagcgtggagaaaccaaTGGCtatcacagataatgatccagaatcattcagaggctgaaataaattgaacaggagaaacggcaacagcaggatgtccgtctctgtggtatgtactgtatttggtggcctgtcaacatttgtgtgtctttactcgcagtttatgaggacatgattagGTTTATGAACTATTGCGcacacaccctaccgggagaagagcccgtacgacccatacaaggaccttccgatctattaacgtcaagtcaacccatactcaaaaaaaactctccgaaacttgtgagaaaccggaagttttaacacagaaatactccatcaaacgtccaacattagtttttgaaactttgtctatgtttaggatgggaatccaagtctttaacagtgtaaaaagctcagtatgcatgaaacagcatttcaccccccttaaatgcctgatctgggatcagtgagttctgatgtgtagctaatcattcaagttcactcagactttctttctaaatcgtttaaaactgtcagtcctgcagctgaccgtcttgatgcatcagtgaatcaagccagtgactaaaaccatcatcttcacctcttttctgttagcagcatgaaacaaatctgtgatttaaatgattaaactacagagagcattcaaagaacactctttataatgttcagattggtcaatcacacgtttgaatgacgctgctcattatgctcaacagaagctcttactgtatcatgtcgatgtcgtgtttgctgttagctgtggtgaaagcattttgtgagagaaataacattgcaaagttcactcgtgtttattcagagctctcagatacaaacaaaataaacttgcactctcaaaaactcggtacaataacagGGCCGTACCCAGGATTGTCTAAATACCGAGGTCAAAATATGAATTTTGGAGGgtttgaaaaaaaacatttcccttCTTTACAaacaaagttgtaaatgtaaatttactgaAGGCTTCAAAGAAAACCAGGTCAAGAAAACGAGTTTGCATCCCTGTTTATTAAGCGCTTTTGCAGGGTTGTGATGTCAAACATCAGTAGTCATTCGAAGCGCCGTTTGGTGGTTGTGGCATTTGTCCcgcctctcctccactgtgattggacattgCTGTTTACCCAAAGTTGAACTGTGGGCGCTCAACgtgtaaaaatggacaaaacctgccagctattggcgctattgaaaagtgcggcgcatccattggaaacaattgaaaacatacGCCGGGCGAGGCGAGAACACCTGTTTGTACACGCCGCCTTATTAAGCTATTATTTTGCAACTTCTATTATGTACACCTCGGAGAATTaccgaggtccggacctcgggGACCTCAATGGTGGGTACGGCCCTGTACAATAACAtttcctcagcaatctttccccagctccgttctctctctctctctctctctctctctctctctctctctctctctctctctctctctctctctctctctctctctctctctcgactggcagcgctgcagctgctctgctcgcctgactaaaccacgccccctccgcacgtaatctcatttcaaatgtaaagatgtcagccaatcacaacagtgggtgttttaactgaagactcacagcagacacgcctcttgaaacagagcattctaaacagagggctaaaatcagtatagaaaaaatgccttttatttctaaattatgacattttttgaggtaaaaaccatactaacaatacaAGTACACCCCAAgacacattataaaacaataaaacaacccatgccatgggacctttaaagaataactccggcgaatttttaagtttatcttgatcattatatctttgtgagtacagtctatagagagagaaaaaacgaactggattggtgcttgcaacagggagttattacagttaatgcccagagccccccctcagctaaaacggcagctttgggggcatacacgtaaagggtgtctttatgcctcttaacagacacaaaatgcaattaaatgtctgtccaacatgaacaggtccctcacaTGACATCGAGAtgtgtttagccacttagccattgtttaaattctcctgttttagacggctagctgtatctCGCACTGAAGTCCTGTGGGAACGCAGCAGTAGACGATAAAAAGGCAGTCCAGTTGGTAAGAGCGTCGTGTgtgtaaaacaaaattattttaaattactgcacatctttcctcaagccgggtgtccccaaatggaaggataaataaagtttacattacctccacagtggctgcacccgtctttaaccacggaatggcatttttcttcaacctgCCCGACTGTGTTGCGTCTGTgtaagttagtcaagtgttcgctgcaaattttcacaattcggaaaggcacaaatGCGAACAATTTCTTGATCTGATTTTCCCGATCTGATCCTGAGCATGCGCGAGTATCTGAACGAGCAGTGGTCCAcatcggatcagcagtacagaatcgaaaactatTCAACTCGGACACTTCTCGGACactgtctgttaagaggcacaaagacaccctttatgtCTACGGTCTATGCCCttaaagctgccgttttagctgagggcactgtaataactctgtattgcaagcaccaatcctgTTCGgggtttttttctatagactactcacaaagatataatgatcaaaataaacttaaacattttcctgagttgtcctttaatgcaattatctaatcaaccaatcacatggcagttgcttaaatgcatttaggggtgtggtcctggtcaagccaATCtcttgaactccaaactgaatgtcagaatgaaaaggaaaggtgatttaagcactTTTGAGCattggcatggttgttggtgccagacgggctggtctgagtattttcacgcacaaccatttttagggtttacaaagaatggtgtgaaaagggaaaaacatccagtatgcggcagtcctgtgggtgaaaatgccttgttgatgctagaggtcagaggagaatgggctgactgattcaagctgatagaaaagcaactttgactgaaataaccactcattacaaccgaggtatgcagcaaagcatcagtgaagccacaacacgcacagcCTTGAGGCGTATGGTATGGGCTACAACAGTAGAAGACCCCACttggtaccactcatctcctctacaaataggaaaaagaggctacaatttgcattagctaaccaaaattggacagttgaagactggaaaaatgttgcctggtctgattagtctcgatttctgttgagacattcagatggtagagtcagaattttgcTTAAACAGAATGAAAACATGGATCATCATgacttgttaccactgtgcaggctggttgtggtggtgtaatggtgtgggggatgttttcttggcacactttaggccccttaatGACAATTGGGcctcgtttaaatgccacggcctacctgagcattgtttctgtttatgtccatccctttatgacccgTCCTCTGAtcctacttccagcaggataatgcacagtcacaaagctcaaatcatttcaaattgtttccttgaacatgacaatgagttcactgtactaaaatggaccccacagtcaccagatctcaacccaatagagcatctttctgatgtggtggaatgggagctttgtgcccttgatgtgcatcccacaaatctccatcaacttcaagatgctatcctatcaatatgggccaacatttctaaagaatgctttcagcaccttgttgaaacaatgccacgtagaattaaggcagttctgaaggcgaaagagtGTCAAACACAGTATTGGTATAGTGttcataataatcctttaggtgcgtgtatatttactttatatcacacaactTTATCTTGCAATTGCAGCTTTGTTTATATTCTTggctttatatttcacaatttgattttatttaacaaattacctaattatttttattatgaagtggaaatgggcttccatataaaataaatactttttaataaattaaatcaaaaaGACAAATCTGAAGTGCTGAAGGATCTCCAGAACTGTCAAATGTGTTAGACCAGCACTGACAGCATCCTAACTTTATTTTCTCCTCATCAAGGTAATCTTCGTGTTATCGCGGAGCTTCGTAAACAGCGTGTGGTGCAACTACGAACTTTACTTCGCCCAACAACGGGCCATTGGAAAGACATTCAGTGATGTCATTCTGGTCGTGAAGGAGCCCATTGATCCCACTTCTCTTCCCAGTAAATTCTGCAAGCTCAAAAGGATGCTCAATACCAAAACCTACCTAGAGTGGCCCCAGCAACCCACAGAGCAGAGCTTTTTCTGGGTCCAGCTGAGGACTGTTCTGGGGAAACCAAGTGTAATAAGACAGCGAACAACCAGCCAGCATAGCCGCCTGTCTTCAGTGAGGTCTGTTTCTCTGATGGAGCTGCCTCGGAACCAGAATTCTGCAGATACTAAAGGCACAGATGAAGATGGCCTCCAGGACGGCGATCAGCCTTCTAATATATGTCAACACACTTTGAAAGAACTTGCTTGAAATGCATACATCTGTGGCCTGAGTTGACCAGATAGAacatgttgtttttattttgctatATCCAGATTATGACATGCTTTAAAGTAACAATGATGTTCTACAGTGATGTTCAGCTAAGGTTTGTCTAAACCGGTTTGTCTGACTCATTGGTGGCAGAAGGACTGGAAAAAGTAAATTCTGACTCATAGATTCAGTCAGCAAGGAAAACAAACAACCAGATAAAACTAGACAGTGATTAACTGATCCAGTTGCCTGTGGCATAGACAACAACACAAGCTCACTCTGATAATCAATACAGTTCTATTTACTTTAGTTTGCAAGTATATATACTTATCTTAATTAAGGTAGTCAACTGTAATACTGTTCCCTCACCTGTGTCTACTGAAACTAGTCATTATTTCAATAAAACTGATACTCTTTGCTCAGAAAGAACACATTTATATCAGTATGGAATGTTTTAAGatttaaaatattcaaattaatttgTAAATGCATACTATATTTAGTTCTAATTAATACGTTTTCATCTTCCAGACCCCtggatgtttttattttcttacACCTGTGTAAcgtaaaatgtattttgcacCATAATGTATCTACATTTGTGATTTAAAAGGTGATGCCTTTCATTTTTGGATTATTGAACATGTTCTTTCTCAATAATATATTCACATTCACCTCCATAATGATGTTTTTATGTCTATTCTATCACTGTAAATCATCAgtcataaaatgtataatactGAACAGGATGCTTGCAAATAAACAAGAAACTATGACGCATCTACGCGTTATCCTCTTGGAAGCCTCTCTAGCAATTTCATTTCAGCTTCTCGCTGCTCGCATGATTTTCTTTTAGTGGAAACATTCagagcaataaaaaaaacatgtggcTGACGTTTAGTCATCATCACTACCGTGTGTTGTTGTGCTTAATTAGGACTACTGCATCCAccattcttttaaataaataaactgaaactgaaacttTTGTTTTCTGTAGACCTAACAGTTAAATGAGGGTTTTTTTCACTCCCAAAAACAAATTGGAATCGAATACAacttaatatataattaataagaCCTAATTCTAGGCTATACCATTATTTGATTATTGTTCCGCCACAAACACACTGACTTCACTGTAATGAACATGCGTTAATTTGTACTCATGTGAGATCTGAGATAGAACAATGCCAGGAATTCACGTCGTAGTTGTCCTCAAGAGAGCCATGTTTCAAGTTTCAGCACGTGGACATTGAGCCTTCCTTGACAAAACAGGAATCATCATAGTCACTATGAATTAACTGAATTAGTGATAGCAGTAAAAAAGCATTGCCCTGGGTTTATATAGCTATTGGCATAaattatattacactattacAAACTATAGGCCTAGTAGTGATCGATTGTGAATCTACAAAATAGGTCACATTTTTGCTAGTTACAGCTCTATTTAATGAAATAAACTTGAGATATCACATGAtgtagggtgaattcagggtgattaGGAGACTTTTagccattgagatgacttggaaaaagtctcccaatcaccctgaattcaccctatttGAGTAAAGcatattctaaagtgaaaacctTTGACTGCATTAGCGTGCGTGATGACATCATTAGACGTGCGGGCTCCGCCCACTACACTAATTCCCCCGCACAGGTGAATGGACTCTATTTAATGAATGAGCACTAGTAACGTCTTTTCAAGCGCTTGTTACCACATCTTTTTGCCTAGGTAAGTTAATAACtctgtctgtgtttgtttatgtataaaTGTTAGGCTGTTTACAATATCTTTCTGAAAATAGTGTATTCCAATTAATTGTAAGCATGAATTTTAAAATGAGCCGTTTATGGTTCAAATCCTTAATGTAATGATGTCAAATGTTAATGTGATGAGAGCATTTTCTAAGAATTACTTAAAATTAACTCAATGTTTTACgaataaggattttttttttttttttttttttttgtctttttagaCTAATTTACTGTGACCAATATAGGTAGTTCCTGTACCaactgtaatttaaaaaaaactttaatggTGCTTCTGATAGAATACAtttaatagttttggacaaTCTAGCTGGTTTAATGTTAACTTCTCATGTTAATGTTATTGTCTGCAATATTGACAGATTCTATAAAAGAAACCCTACAGCTGTCTAATGTCAAAAATAAGACCTACATCCTTTAATGGTGGTTTAACAGTCTCTGAGCCTTTAGTTCATACAAAAGGCTAATTAAATAATTGATGCATACCTGTCTTCCCTCTCCCCCATGATCGTCATCAGCCTGCCAGTGCCAAAAGACCTGTTTGCTCACAGATATTAGATCCCTTAGTGCTGTGTAACCCCAGTCTCTGGGGTCCCAAAGGGGGATGAAAGTGCCCCTGGGGTCAGCAGTTGTCTGTGCAAATGCACGAAAGACTCAAAAAGGGCCATGTATTCTTACAAAACCGTACTTGTGTGTATTAGCATATTTATTGGAAAAATGAGTGGTGCACTAACACCTGCATACTACTTAAGATGTTTGGATGTGGACTGTTAGACTTAGAGTttgcataatttatttaaaatctatttttgcaGAGTATTTTCAGTAAAACAACAACATGGTTTCAAAACTGGAAAACGCAATGGAAGGCCTCATTAAAGTCTTCCACACATACTCTTCCAAAGAAGGAGACAAGTACAAGCTAAGCAAAGCTGAGCTCAAGAGCTTGCTTCAGGGAGAACTCGGTGACTTTTTAGCAGTAAGTTCTAGCCCCATTAAGTTAACGTTTATTGTTGATGTGAATTGTGAATGATTGTGTCTTATTGCAGGCGAGTAAAGACCCCATGGTTGTGGAGAAGATCATGTCTGATTTGGATGAGAACAGGGATGGAGAGGTGGACTTTCAGGAGTTTGTTGTGCTGGTGGCTGCTCTCACAGTGGCATGTAATGAATTCTTTGTAGAGAGCATGAAGAATTAAATGTTCTTGCATTTCTCTTTCGCTGCATTTTGTAAGTGTTGCaatatttatcaaaaaataaatgacaTGCAGACTAATACGAGTACGTGTAAGCAAACTGTCGAGTGTACAAGATGTTTTGTTCAGAGCTGTGGTTCTCAAGCAGGGTAGCACAAGATGACTTGGTCATAAacaataagaaataaataaattgcataaaaataagctcaaatgcatataaatcaatatataaaCTGACATTGATATTTCGTCAATTTGTTCTCTTTACAAATGTTATTTCTTAACCAAAAGGATTCACAGGACAAACTAGATGCATGAGGGAATTTTGAAAGTGATTCCTAAACCTGCAAAAGCCATGGAAATAAATAGCATTCCAGAAATGTTTGGATTTAtggcttttcatttttttaattattagtttgcagttatttaattttaatacattGCCAATCCtagtttttgtaaataaagtttgaaaatTAGCGTGTTATTACACTTGAAGTATTCTAAATATTCAGTATTGTCctgatttctttcttttttttcttaagacTGCCATCTATAGGTTGAAAAATGGTcttttaatttaagtgtttTATATACTATTTATGCATTCAGTCTTTGTATGTTTTTTGTGACCGGTGAAGACACCATAAATAAGGCAAATTTGCCCATGGTGAAATCCTGTGCcttaaaataaacacaaacaaatCCAGTTGCTCATTAAGAAAAAAGCAAATCAGTTGTGATTTAATAACAAATTCCTTAAATCACATTAAAAGATTTCGTAAGACTGTCCTTTTCTGCTATTTAggcaaaaactaatttaaaacatGACAACTTTTGCTTCGGAGGGAAAAAATGACTGGACGATGGCCCATTATTGGATCACTCTGGAAAACAGAAAATCAGACCTCTAATTTCAAGTTCCCAAATGTCGGACGGTTTGTGTGGCAGTTCATTTAAGGGCATTTCATAATATTCCTGCAAATCCAATTATGTGGTTGTATAGCTTGGTGTATGTCATTTCATTCAGCTTCGTGCTTCTTTGGTCTTGACCGCAACCAGCACCAAGTTTCGTGGGGAAAAAGCAGCATCAAAGAGTGGGATGAGTTCACTCTGAAAACCTAAATATGAAAATAGAAAGGTTTTATCTGTGTAAAAATATGCTATGTAAAGACTATTAATAAAATCCAATATTACATTTGAATTCTGTAActaaaaatacaatacaatggTGTCAAAAAACTAGCTTGGTAATGTTTAAAGTCCATTTCCTCATATGAATGACTAGACGTGATGCATACCTTTCTCCTGCAGGAAAATTATTCTGTCCAGTAACACTAGAGTCTCCACCACAGGTGCCAGGAGAAGAACCAGACTGAAGTACACCAGCACTTTACTCTGGTGTGCTAGCATTGTATCCACACAAACAGGGTCATATGGGAGATCAGCGGGTAGGCCCACCCGTGGCAGTGCCAAACGAGCATACCTGTGATAAAACAAGATAAAAGTAATATTGCAACAGTCTAGCATCTCAGATGTACTTCTGTACAGTTCTTTAAAAGATATTATCAGATGTCACAATAAAGGAAAACTAACTCGGAAAATGACAGTGCGTGGGCTTTCTTAACGGTCTGAACTCCCGGTCTGCGCATATCGGGCTTCTCCGCTCTGATGATGCTTTCTAATACGGCTCTGTAACAGTGTGTCCGCAGTAACCCGCTCTCCTCTCTCAGACGCTGAAGATAGTCCTCTATTGCATGACACGCTCCCTCTCGTGCCTTGTAGGATAACTGGTGCCCTGGTAATCCACGTACCCAGTCGCTCATTGGATAACCGTATTCTGAACAGGAATCCGCCACTGTGATGTCTGAAGAAAACGGGGGCTGAAATACCCCTGGAGGGTTTGGGTTCTCCTGGGTGGAGATTTTCATGTAGCAGCAAGCCACCGACGTGATGACCTGAACCTGAGGGCAGTTAGCGAAATGGCGCAGAAGTGTGGAGCTAAGGTCTCCACAGGCGTGAAGACCTGTAAGGACAAAACTACCCAGTTCTTTGGCACCACAGTCAGTAACTGGTATACTTTTACAGGTAAGCATTTCGGTTGCCATTCCTGATGGAAAAGCCCCAGTGTTTATTTGGGCTTCGGAGTCTGAAATATTTATGTGAGTTTTTTGAGTCTGAAGAGTATTTTGTAACTCTGCTTTGTCCTCTGCTTTGGTTTGGCATGAATGAGGGTCCAGATACAGATCTTCCACCCTCTGTTTCTTTTCATATGGCCCAGTGGTTGGTCCAATACTACCGTCACTTTCACTTGCTGTCACAAGTTGCCGAATGAAGACATCCCATGAAGCCTGTGGGTTGACCCAGCCCACCACATGACGAGGAGAAGGACCAGGTGCAGAATGCAGACCGTGAGCTTTCCCTGACTACAACAGAAACGCAGATTAGAAATATCACTGTAtattcaaaaaacaaacaaactgtagGTCACACtaagacaataaaataaaaaatatatagaaaatataataaaacatggtcaatacaaactgaaaaaaatgaagtaATATAAATAGTATCAATACAAAGaagataatatatatttaaatataatgttaattataatataatatttattgtaGAATTACATGAGACTCATACCCTTTGATTCTCTTTGGTGAGTGTCAATAGAAGCTGTCTATCAAATTTGTTAGCCATGGAAACAAGGTTGGGATCAGCCTCAATTCCTGTGACATCTAGGCCGAGTCCAAAAGACAGAAACCGTGTCAAATGGCCCTAGAGAGATGGATCT
This DNA window, taken from Pseudorasbora parva isolate DD20220531a chromosome 7, ASM2467924v1, whole genome shotgun sequence, encodes the following:
- the s100a1 gene encoding protein S100-A1 — translated: MVSKLENAMEGLIKVFHTYSSKEGDKYKLSKAELKSLLQGELGDFLAASKDPMVVEKIMSDLDENRDGEVDFQEFVVLVAALTVACNEFFVESMKN
- the mettl25b gene encoding LOW QUALITY PROTEIN: protein RRNAD1 (The sequence of the model RefSeq protein was modified relative to this genomic sequence to represent the inferred CDS: substituted 1 base at 1 genomic stop codon) is translated as MTEQEQRELAEKLTSLLSTYRRISDSYIIEFFSESLWDTLPVSWQEALGDLTPPQIADLLLDKEIKDRRYPSVXPLSLLALRTAAHVLSFPRKAPGGHSQDAGAAVPEEFQSNQSQSSLLGHIFRKHVKPKKQHEIRRLGTLVKKLCDQANCNCVVDVGSGQGHLTRFLSFGLGLDVTGIEADPNLVSMANKFDRQLLLTLTKENQRSGKAHGLHSAPGPSPRHVVGWVNPQASWDVFIRQLVTASESDGSIGPTTGPYEKKQRVEDLYLDPHSCQTKAEDKAELQNTLQTQKTHINISDSEAQINTGAFPSGMATEMLTCKSIPVTDCGAKELGSFVLTGLHACGDLSSTLLRHFANCPQVQVITSVACCYMKISTQENPNPPGVFQPPFSSDITVADSCSEYGYPMSDWVRGLPGHQLSYKAREGACHAIEDYLQRLREESGLLRTHCYRAVLESIIRAEKPDMRRPGVQTVKKAHALSFSEYARLALPRVGLPADLPYDPVCVDTMLAHQSKVLVYFSLVLLLAPVVETLVLLDRIIFLQEKGFQSELIPLFDAAFSPRNLVLVAVKTKEARS